A genomic stretch from Leishmania donovani BPK282A1 complete genome, chromosome 36 includes:
- a CDS encoding succinyl-CoA ligase [GDP-forming] beta-chain, putative encodes MFRFGRLCTPKAAGVQRRFLNIHEYQSKQIIKDNGGRVEFGIACKTIEEVEAACAKIKTEKKVVKSQILAGGRGKGVFKDGFQGGVHVCDSAAAAVEAAKHMLGNTLVTKQTGPKGQLVNTLYVTEAVAGIKRELYLSLILDRKSASPMFIGSAEGGMSIEELAKTHPEKIKTMKVNVAEGVDHDAAVAYAKELGFAGETAERAAEQIKALYNIGKSKDCTMVEINPFVELENGDVMEIDAKLSFDDNAAFRQRGIFALEDQTQIDSKEVLAKKHDLNYIALDGNVGCLVNGAGLAMATMDTISLHGGSAANFLDAGGSASEAQIVAAFKIITGDSNVKSILVNIFGGIMHCDVIAQGVVNASKALNTTIPIVVRLCGTNEQRGKEIIRNSGLVIHPVEDFDSAARKAVELAK; translated from the coding sequence ATGTTCCGCTTTGGTCGTCTGTGCACCCCCAAGGCTGccggcgtgcagcgccgcttcctgAACATCCATGAGTACCAGTCCAAGCAGATCATCAAGGACAACGGCGGCAGGGTGGAGTTCGGTATCGCATGCAAGACGATCGAGGAGGTCGAGGCCGCGTGCGCCAAGATCAAGACGGAAAAGAAGGTCGTGAAGTCTCAGATCTTGGCCGGTGGCCGCGGTAAGGGTGTATTCAAGGATGGCTTCCAGGGTGGTGTGCACGTatgcgacagcgccgctgccgccgttgagGCTGCCAAACACATGCTCGGTAACACGCTGGTGACGAAGCAGACCGGTCCCAAGGGCCAGCTGGTGAACACGCTGTACGTCACGGAGGCCGTCGCGGGCATCAAGCGCGAGCTCTACCTTTCCCTCATCCTCGACCGAAAGAGCGCGTCGCCTATGTTCATCGGTAGCGCCGAGGGCGGTATGAGCATTGAGGAGCTCGCCAAGACCCACCCGGAAAAGATCAAGACCATGAAGGTCAACGTCGCTGAGGGTGTGGACCACGACGCGGCTGTGGCGTACGCCAAGGAGCTCGGCTTCGCAGGCGAGACGGCGGAGCGCGCGGCAGAGCAAATCAAAGCCCTCTACAATATCGGCAAGTCCAAGGACTGCACCATGGTGGAGATTAATCCATTCGTTGAGCTCGAAAACGGTGATGTGATGGAGATCGACGCCAAGCTCAGCTTTGATGACAACGCCGCCTTCCGCCAGAGGGGTATCTTCGCCCTGGAGGATCAGACCCAGATCGATAGCAAGGAAGTGCTCGCCAAGAAGCACGATCTGAACTACATCGCTCTTGATGGCAACGTCGGCTGTCTCGTGAATGGCGCTGGTCTGGCCATGGCCACCATGGACACCATTTCTCTGCACGGAGGCAGCGCGGCCAACTTCCTCGACGCTGGTGGTAGCGCCTCCGAGGCGCAGATTGTGGCCGCCTTCAAGATCATCACGGGTGATTCGAACGTGAAGAGCATCCTGGTTAACATCTTCGGTGGTATCATGCACTGCGATGTCATAGCGCAAGGTGTCGTGAACGCCTCCAAGGCGCTCAACACCACCATCCCGATCGTGGTGCGCCTTTGCGGCACGAacgagcagcgcggcaagGAGATCATCCGCAACAGTGGCCTCGTCATCCACCCCGTCGAAGACTTCGATTCTGCTGCCCGCAAGGCGGTGGAGCTTGCCAAGTAG